In Nocardia sp. NBC_01327, the genomic stretch CCGTATGTGACCGAGGTGCTGCCGGAACCTGCCGCGGAGCCCGAGGCCAAGAAGGGCGCGAAGAAGGCGGTCGCGCCGAAGCCGCGCACCGGATCGCTGTTCAAATCCATGGATTTGGAAAGCATTACGCTCGATGACGCGCTGAAGTTGTTGTCGCTGCCGCGTGTGGTGGGTGTCGATCCGGCCTCCAATGAGGAGATCACCGCGCAGAACGGCCGCTATGGGCCGTACCTGAAGAAGGGCACCGATTCGCGGTCGCTGACCGGTGAGGATCAGATCTTCACGGTCACGCTGGAGGAGGCGCTCAAGATCTACGCCGAGCCCAAGCGGCGCGGCGGGCAGTCGGCCAGTGCGCCGCCGCTGCGTGAGCTGGGTGTGGATCCGGTTTCGGAGAAGCCGATGGTGATCAAGGACGGTCGTTTCGGGCCGTACGTCACCGATGGTGAGACCAATGCCAGCCTGCGCAAGGACGATGCGGTGGAGTCCATCACCGATGCGCGTGCCTCGGAGCTGCTGGCAGATCGGCGGGCGCGCGGGCCGGTGAAGAAGGTCGCGAAGAAGACCGCTGCCAAGAAGGCGCCCGCGAAGAAGGCCGCGGCCAAGAAGACCGCGGCGAAGGCTACGGCGTCGAAGACCACGGTGGTGAAGAAGGCGGCGGCGAAGAAGGCCGCGGCCAAGACCGCGGACGGGGTCACGACCAAGAAGGCCGCGGCGAAAAAAGCTTCCGCTTCCAAGTAGTCCGCGGGCCAATAGTTCTGACCGGAAATCACCCGCTTCGTGCGGGTGATTTCCGCTGTCAAGGGTTCTCGTCAACCAGCCCGATTGTCGGTGCCCTGCCGTAGCGTGTGTCCCGAATACGCACCAGCGGAGGGACATTCGATGACCGTCGACCACGAGCGTGAACAGCTGATCAGTATCCTGGCGAGTCAGCGGGATATCTTCCGGATCACCCTGCGCGGGATCGAAGAGGACGACGCGCGGGAGCGGAGTACGGTCAGCGAGCTCACGCTCGGCGGTCTGCTACATCACGTGATCAATGTCGAGCGGCACTGGACCACGGTCCTCGTCGAGCGTGATCCGAACTCCGAATTCGATGTCTCCGGAATGGATTCCGAGTACAAGATGGGTTCGGACGAGACGGTCGAGGGGCTGTTCGCCGAGTGGGATGTGCTCGCCGAGCAGACCGCGAAGCTGATTCGTGAGCTGCCCGACCTCGAGGATTCGATCCCCACCCCGACCGCCCCCTGGGCGCCCGAGCGGGAGTGGCTGACCGCGCGCTACATCATCCTGCACATCCTGCGCGAGATCGCCCACCACTCCGGCCACGCCGACATCATTCGCGAATCCTTCGACGGCGCGAGCACCACCCACCAGCGCGCGGTCTGACAGGGGACCGGCTGGGGCGCTATGTCGGTGGTCGACAGTAGTCTGTAGCGCGTGGCAGGAGTCTTCGATCGACTGGTGGGACAGGATACGGTCGAGTCCGCGCTGACGGATGCGGCGGTGGCCGCGCGGGGTGGTGCGCTGGTCTCGTCATCGGCCATGACGCATTCGTGGTTGTTCACCGGGCCGCCGGGGTCGGGGCGTTCGGTGGCGGCCCTGTGTTTCGCGGCCGCGCTGCAGTGCACCGATGAGGGGAGTCCGGGGTGCGGGCGGTGTCATGCGTGCACGACCACCATGGCCGGAACCCATGGTGATGTGCGCCGCGTGGTGCCGGAGGGGTTGAGCATCGGCACCAAGGAGATGCGCGAGATCGTGCAGGTGGCGTCGCGTCGTCCCAGCACCGGCCGCTGGCAGGTGGTGGTGGTCGAAGATGCCGACCGTTTGACCGAAGCGGCCGGAAACGTGCTGCTCAAGGTGGTGGAAGAGCCGCCGGCCCGTACCGTCTTCCTGCTGTGCGCGCCTTCGGTCGATCCGGAGGATATTTCGATCACGCTGCGTTCCCGGTGCAGGCATGTGCATTTGGCGACGCCGTCGGTGGATTCGATCGCGAAGGTGCTGCGCGAGCGGGACGGGCTCGCCACCGATACCGCGGCCTGGGCGGCCTCGGTCAGTGGTGGTCATGTCGGCCGGGCGCGCCGATTGGCCACCGATGATCAGGCCCGAGCCCAGCGCAAACGGGCCCTGGCCCTGGTCGCCGCGACCACACGTCCGGGCATGGCGTACTCCGCCGCCGAAGAATTGGTGAAGTCCGCCGATGACGAGGCCAAGCAGATGAGCGCGGTCCGCGACGACAAGGAGCGCGACGCGCTGGCGATGGCGCTCGGCGCGGGCGGTACCGGTAAGGGTGCGGCGGGCGCGACCCGAGGTTCTGCCGGTGCGCTCAAGGACTTGGAGAAGCGGCAGAAGTCGCGCGCCACCCGGACCGGTCGTGACGCGCTGGACCGCGCGCTCATCGATGTGGCCGGACTGTATCGGGATGCGCTGGCCGTCGGTTTCGGCGCCGCGACCGTGAACTCGTCGGCGCCTGCCTCGAAAAACGGTGTCACGCTCACACATCCCGATATGGCCGACCAGATTCGAGAATTGGCGACCGATGTCCGCCCCGAGGGCCTGCTGCGCTCGATCCAGGCGATACTCGACTGCCGCGAGGCCCTGGAGACGAATGTGAAGCCCCGCTTCGCCGTCGCCGCCATGGTCGCCGGCCTGATCGCGGCCCGCTCCGCGTGACCGTCACCACCGATTTTCGCGATCCGGCACCGAGACGATAGACTCGCACCGCCGGAAGGCACGCCGCCTTAGCTCAGTCGGTAGAGCGCTTCACTCGTAATGAAAAGGTCGCGAGTTCGATTCTCGCAGGCGGCTCCAGGAAAGGCCCTCGATGCAGCAGCATCGGGGGCCTTTTGCTATGCGGTGAGGTCGAGGCTGGCGGGGATGGCGGTGAATCGAGGTCACCGAGTCCGGCCGGGCGGTGGTCGCCCAGGTCCGCGGCGACACCGGCGCCATTGTCGAGCGGGTATGCGGCACGGTCTCGGACGAGGAGCGTGCCGTCGCGGCTCGGGTGCTGATCACCATCACCGCCGGGCCGGCCGGCGAATTGGCCCATGTGTGAGGGGAATTCATCGCGCACCCGGCCGACTTGTGTTCGCGGTGACTCGAAATCTGTTCGTGGCAGCCGGGGTTTGCGAGTCTGACGGAGCCGCGCTCCGGCGGATGGCCCGGAGCCGGTGGCGTCCGGGCATCGAATAACGGTGTGGGAGGTCAAGCAGAACGATCATCCCGAAAACCTTCGACTACGCCGGGAGCTGTGGACCGCCCTCGGCGAGACAGGCAGGGCCGCCGCATGACCACCGTCTCCTCGCACGCCGCGGGTGTGTTCGACTCCCTCGCCGATGCCATCGGCAATACGCCGCTGGTCCGGCTCAACCGCGTCACCGACGAAATCACCGCGACCGTCTATGTGAAGCTCGAGTACTTGAATCCCGGTGGGAGCGTGAAGGACCGCGCTGCGCGCGCCATGCTGCTGGCCGCCGAGGAATCCGGCGAGCTGAGTGCGGGCGGGACCGTGGTGGAGGCCAGTTCGGGCAATACCGGGTTGGGTCTGGCCGCGCTGGCCGCCGCGCGCGGATATCGGACCATCGTGGTGGTGCCGGACCGGGTGAGCCGGGAGAAGGTCGCGCTTTTGCGCGCGCACGGCGCCGAGGTGCATCTGACGCCCGGCCTGCGGCCCGTCGATCATCCGGAGCATTTGCGCAGTGTCGCCCTGCGGCTGACCGCGGATATTCCGGGTGCGTGGTTCGCGGGGCAGTACGACAATCCCGCCAATCCCGCTGCCCACCGCGCCACCACGGGCCCGGAGATCTGGGCGCAAACAGGCGGGCGGATAACGCATTTCGTGGCGGGTATCGGCACCGGCGGCACCATCACCGGCAGCGGTGAGCACCTGAAGGAGGCCTCCGGCGGTGCGGTGCGGGTGATCGGTGCCGATCCGGAGAGCTCGGTGTACGGCGGTGGCGACGGTCGCATCTGGTACGTCGAGGCGGTCGGGCACTTCCTGCATCCGGAGACGGAGACCGATCTGTGGCCGGACTCCTACCATCCGGACGTGGTGGATCGGATCGAGCGGATTCCCGATGTGGAGGCGATTCGGGTACTGCACCGGCTGGCCAAGGAGGAGGGGCTGCTGCTGGGCGGTTCTTCCGGTACGGCGATCGCGGCGGCGCTGCGCGTGGCGCGCGAGCTCGGGCCGGAGGACGTGGTGGTGGTCATCGCACCGGATTCCGGTCGTGCGTATCTGTCCAAGTACTACAGCGATGAGTGGTTGGGGGCCTTGGGATTTCCGCTGACCTCGGCTGTCGAGGGGCGGACGGTCGGTGATCTCGCCGCGCTGGCCGACCCGGCCGATCCTGTGGTGGTGTCTTCCGGCGCGACCGTCGCCGAGGCGTGGCGGCTGCTCGGTTCGGGCTCGGCCCTGCCGGTGGTCCTGCAGCGCAAGGCCTCCGGATCGGCGGTGGTGGCCGAGGTGCTCGGTTCCGTCACCGCTGCGAACCTCGCTGATGCCCGCCGCGACGATCCGGTGAGTGCGCATCTGGCCGCGCCGTTGCCCACGATCGGTACCACCGAAGCGCTGGACGGCGCCGTCGCACGGCTCGCCGAGCACAGTGGGCCGGTGCTGGTGGTGCGGGAGGGCCGGGTCATTGCGCTCGTCGATGCGGCGCAGATCAAGGCCCAATACGAAGAGAACTGAGACACCGTCACCGCGCCCGATCGGGCGCGGTGACGGCATGCTCGTTACGAGACCAGGCCGCGGCCGGTGGTCAGGGGGAGATCGGTGGCGGTGAGCAGTCCGGGGCGCGCCTGGACTACGGCGGGGACGGCGCTGACCAGCCGGGCGGCGGTGCCGACGACGCCCGCCTCGGCGTGGTCGCCATTGCTGTAGAGCTGCAGGTCGAGCAGGTAGTCGGGTTCACCCTTGATTTCGACTCGGTAGCAACCCTTTCCGGCGGGCTGCGGCCATTCGGGGGCGAGATCGGGGTGCAGGCGGGTGACGTGTTCGAGGGTGAGGATTTCGCGGTCCCCGCGCACGCCGTGCACCTGGAAGCGCAGGGCGGCGGCGGTGCCGACGGCAATGGTGCGCTTGCCGACGAGGAGCTCTTGGGTGGCGGGAAGTCGCTCGAAATGCTGTGTGACGGAGTCGAGTTCGATATCGAGGGCGTCGGCGAGCTGGCGGATGACACTGCCCCAGGCGAGGGTGAGAATGCCCGGTTGCAACAGCATGGGCAGTTCGTCCAGCGCGCTGCCGAAGCCCATGATGTCGAAGACGACCTTGGGGTTGTCGTAGGTGGAGTAGTCCATGATCTCCGAGCAGATGACCTTGTCGATGCGCTCGGAGCCACTCGAAAGCAGCAGTGGCAGCCAGTCATTGGCCCAGCCGGGGTCGATGCCGTTCACCCACAGGGAGGCATTGCCCTCGATCGCGGCTTCGATGATCGGGTTGATGGCCTCGTCCGGCAGTGT encodes the following:
- a CDS encoding NAD(P)H-dependent amine dehydrogenase family protein, whose translation is MKYRVVQWSTGNVGHRALRSIIARPELELVGVWVSSDAKAGRDAGELAGLDRETGVLATNDAQALIDLKPDCIIHTAMADDRLLEAVEDLKTFLRAGINVVSSSPVFLQFPYGTLPDEAINPIIEAAIEGNASLWVNGIDPGWANDWLPLLLSSGSERIDKVICSEIMDYSTYDNPKVVFDIMGFGSALDELPMLLQPGILTLAWGSVIRQLADALDIELDSVTQHFERLPATQELLVGKRTIAVGTAAALRFQVHGVRGDREILTLEHVTRLHPDLAPEWPQPAGKGCYRVEIKGEPDYLLDLQLYSNGDHAEAGVVGTAARLVSAVPAVVQARPGLLTATDLPLTTGRGLVS
- a CDS encoding DinB family protein, encoding MTVDHEREQLISILASQRDIFRITLRGIEEDDARERSTVSELTLGGLLHHVINVERHWTTVLVERDPNSEFDVSGMDSEYKMGSDETVEGLFAEWDVLAEQTAKLIRELPDLEDSIPTPTAPWAPEREWLTARYIILHILREIAHHSGHADIIRESFDGASTTHQRAV
- a CDS encoding pyridoxal-phosphate dependent enzyme — translated: MTTVSSHAAGVFDSLADAIGNTPLVRLNRVTDEITATVYVKLEYLNPGGSVKDRAARAMLLAAEESGELSAGGTVVEASSGNTGLGLAALAAARGYRTIVVVPDRVSREKVALLRAHGAEVHLTPGLRPVDHPEHLRSVALRLTADIPGAWFAGQYDNPANPAAHRATTGPEIWAQTGGRITHFVAGIGTGGTITGSGEHLKEASGGAVRVIGADPESSVYGGGDGRIWYVEAVGHFLHPETETDLWPDSYHPDVVDRIERIPDVEAIRVLHRLAKEEGLLLGGSSGTAIAAALRVARELGPEDVVVVIAPDSGRAYLSKYYSDEWLGALGFPLTSAVEGRTVGDLAALADPADPVVVSSGATVAEAWRLLGSGSALPVVLQRKASGSAVVAEVLGSVTAANLADARRDDPVSAHLAAPLPTIGTTEALDGAVARLAEHSGPVLVVREGRVIALVDAAQIKAQYEEN
- a CDS encoding DNA polymerase III subunit delta'; translation: MAGVFDRLVGQDTVESALTDAAVAARGGALVSSSAMTHSWLFTGPPGSGRSVAALCFAAALQCTDEGSPGCGRCHACTTTMAGTHGDVRRVVPEGLSIGTKEMREIVQVASRRPSTGRWQVVVVEDADRLTEAAGNVLLKVVEEPPARTVFLLCAPSVDPEDISITLRSRCRHVHLATPSVDSIAKVLRERDGLATDTAAWAASVSGGHVGRARRLATDDQARAQRKRALALVAATTRPGMAYSAAEELVKSADDEAKQMSAVRDDKERDALAMALGAGGTGKGAAGATRGSAGALKDLEKRQKSRATRTGRDALDRALIDVAGLYRDALAVGFGAATVNSSAPASKNGVTLTHPDMADQIRELATDVRPEGLLRSIQAILDCREALETNVKPRFAVAAMVAGLIAARSA